The following coding sequences are from one Methanohalophilus halophilus window:
- a CDS encoding DNA double-strand break repair nuclease NurA, with protein MSLEPIHIKAIQEIASGIEMDVEQEDEDNDATDLLDFLKELKYGSRIVLKSIGRLYRGKVDMARMSQSKDPVERTLSSDSGSTNTFLFDSGLALDFCHCAMASSPSDLDIHSKRTIVAATYSSSANVTINTSQDWKLFDRGNGRSRLVKIEAGLLETREKRLVHNIALYLSESEHILWMKDIFTKRDFFIMDGPIYPKQLMYWMVVPSEEVRIRYDPTALKILQNYIDIMDHAMDNSLPLVGFVKNPEDMQIVQTLKKQEMELDIPWLVDAQFFKNVLHPSAEDSRNCITYTNWFMQPNQFYENMLQTTSPLMDSSLSHKYDAEDYALTFFVIYVPAMNVLFKVESPYGLTKDDDMRHLITRKVLYDISVGGIPPTLSKVDSIAKIRKKERKQVLGQFNKLRVDTKYNDIRWSDTDG; from the coding sequence ATGTCACTTGAACCGATTCACATAAAAGCCATACAAGAAATCGCATCCGGTATTGAAATGGATGTAGAGCAAGAAGATGAAGATAACGATGCCACTGATCTTCTTGATTTTTTGAAAGAACTAAAATACGGCTCCAGAATTGTTTTGAAATCCATCGGGAGGTTATACAGGGGAAAGGTAGATATGGCCCGAATGTCACAATCAAAAGACCCTGTTGAAAGAACTCTTTCTTCTGATAGTGGAAGTACCAACACTTTTCTCTTTGATTCGGGACTTGCACTGGATTTCTGTCATTGTGCAATGGCTTCCTCGCCAAGCGATCTTGATATCCATTCAAAAAGAACAATTGTTGCTGCTACTTATTCCTCTTCTGCAAATGTTACTATCAACACCTCACAGGACTGGAAATTATTTGATAGGGGCAATGGCAGAAGTCGCCTGGTAAAAATTGAGGCAGGTCTGCTGGAGACCAGGGAAAAACGCCTTGTTCACAATATTGCTCTTTACCTTTCCGAGTCCGAACATATTCTCTGGATGAAAGATATTTTCACAAAGAGGGATTTTTTCATAATGGATGGTCCCATATATCCTAAACAGTTAATGTACTGGATGGTTGTGCCTTCTGAAGAAGTCAGAATAAGATATGACCCTACAGCATTGAAAATCTTGCAAAATTATATTGACATCATGGATCATGCAATGGATAATAGTCTCCCACTGGTAGGATTTGTGAAAAATCCTGAAGATATGCAGATCGTACAAACGCTTAAAAAGCAGGAAATGGAGCTGGATATACCCTGGCTGGTAGATGCCCAATTTTTCAAAAACGTCCTCCATCCTTCTGCTGAAGATTCACGTAATTGTATTACGTATACAAACTGGTTCATGCAACCCAACCAGTTCTATGAGAATATGCTCCAGACCACGAGTCCTTTGATGGATAGTTCTCTTTCCCACAAGTATGATGCAGAGGATTATGCATTGACATTTTTTGTAATCTATGTTCCTGCTATGAATGTTCTTTTTAAAGTAGAATCTCCTTATGGCTTGACAAAAGATGATGATATGAGGCACCTGATCACCCGCAAAGTATTATATGATATTTCAGTAGGCGGTATTCCACCGACACTCTCCAAGGTGGATTCAATAGCAAAGATACGCAAAAAAGAAAGGAAACAGGTTCTTGGACAATTCAATAAACTCAGGGTTGATACGAAATACAACGATATACGCTGGAGTGATACAGATGGATAA
- a CDS encoding ATP-binding protein, with translation MDNDDDILAYATGDKGDSVSSKEPVEDFEEYVPDKVDNPDESSFDDALGTITTGIDPLEITEAGARLTGYITSSHRPNVRLGTYVLVPYGDEDLFARVWKLQYLQEFEVDDATELHSRRMLKANNTNEIDYKFLAYLDPLCILSPAKTGLMRRMADRLPRPNTPILPVSEKLKIQTGLNIPTEGIFLGHLSVGGELVRTHASPPTVAYYLRNDYSMGDPLMFRHMLVCGSTGTGKTFLTKNILRQFLASDNQYLVRGEQGRKKNPCLVIMDPQDEYSQLFEDNADIGYSDEVTFAEEDVLHGGHQDTRTFLASVDGQSYPGKSRAQQMEFTIPFELVRNNSWLISAAELTENQYIGLELLIEDYFKTPANHTYQGFTGFIADEGTRSVYVDSGKIHESSYDAIVRKVKNRSFSRVFDQPAKPITEILDEVFKPGRVSVFPTEYINNSRIRDLITLTLMTIVVDNKLSTSGNDSVKKTPVLLALDEAHRYLSGAMSAHSRRIVSRFADAARQGRKETLGLFLITQDPQDIDDTVLKQINSRIILNLSNDNAINALNVPLEFEKRIPYLRKGQMIIQSPDNSDIVEVTGLHKCVVKHA, from the coding sequence ATGGATAATGATGACGATATACTTGCTTATGCCACAGGTGATAAGGGGGACAGTGTATCCTCGAAAGAACCGGTTGAAGATTTTGAGGAATATGTTCCTGATAAGGTGGATAATCCGGATGAATCATCCTTTGATGATGCGCTGGGTACAATTACAACAGGTATTGACCCCCTGGAAATAACTGAAGCTGGTGCACGACTTACTGGTTATATTACTTCTTCTCACAGGCCGAATGTCAGGCTTGGTACATATGTACTGGTTCCCTACGGAGATGAAGATCTGTTTGCAAGGGTCTGGAAGCTGCAGTACCTTCAGGAATTTGAAGTGGATGATGCGACAGAGTTGCATTCCAGGAGGATGTTAAAGGCCAATAATACCAATGAGATAGATTACAAATTCCTTGCATATCTTGACCCTCTATGTATCCTGTCTCCTGCAAAGACAGGACTAATGCGTCGCATGGCCGACAGGCTTCCCCGTCCCAATACTCCGATACTACCGGTTTCTGAAAAACTCAAGATCCAGACAGGTCTCAACATTCCTACCGAAGGTATTTTTCTGGGACATTTGAGTGTGGGGGGTGAACTTGTCAGGACACATGCTTCACCTCCAACAGTTGCCTACTATCTGCGCAATGATTATTCAATGGGGGATCCGCTAATGTTCCGTCATATGCTGGTGTGCGGAAGTACCGGTACGGGCAAAACTTTTCTTACAAAGAATATTCTGCGCCAATTCCTGGCATCGGATAACCAGTATCTTGTAAGGGGTGAACAGGGCAGAAAGAAAAACCCGTGTCTTGTGATAATGGATCCACAGGATGAATATTCCCAGTTGTTTGAGGATAATGCGGATATAGGATATTCCGATGAAGTAACCTTTGCAGAAGAGGACGTCTTGCATGGGGGCCATCAGGATACAAGAACATTCCTGGCAAGTGTGGACGGTCAGTCTTATCCGGGCAAATCCCGTGCACAACAAATGGAATTTACAATTCCTTTCGAACTTGTAAGGAATAATTCCTGGTTGATATCAGCAGCTGAATTGACTGAAAACCAGTATATAGGCCTTGAGCTGTTGATTGAGGATTATTTCAAGACTCCTGCAAATCATACCTATCAGGGATTTACAGGCTTCATTGCGGATGAAGGCACACGTTCTGTTTATGTTGATAGTGGGAAAATCCATGAATCCTCCTATGATGCTATTGTGCGTAAGGTCAAAAACCGCTCTTTCAGCAGGGTATTTGACCAGCCGGCAAAACCGATAACCGAAATACTTGATGAAGTTTTCAAGCCGGGCAGGGTTAGTGTTTTCCCGACTGAATATATAAACAATAGCCGTATCAGGGATCTCATTACTCTCACCTTGATGACAATTGTAGTGGATAATAAACTCAGCACATCAGGCAACGATTCTGTTAAGAAAACCCCTGTATTACTGGCTCTGGATGAAGCACACAGGTATCTTTCCGGTGCGATGTCGGCCCATTCAAGACGTATCGTTTCCAGATTCGCAGATGCAGCCAGGCAGGGGCGCAAAGAAACACTTGGACTTTTCCTGATTACCCAGGACCCACAGGATATCGATGACACGGTGCTCAAGCAGATAAATAGCCGGATTATTCTCAATCTCTCAAACGACAATGCCATAAATGCATTAAATGTTCCACTGGAATTTGAAAAAAGGATTCCTTATCTTCGCAAGGGGCAGATGATAATTCAGAGTCCGGATAACAGTGATATTGTGGAGGTAACCGGTCTGCATAAATGTGTGGTAAAACACGCCTGA
- a CDS encoding quaternary amine ABC transporter ATP-binding protein, translated as MSYVEEGLSKDEIFNKTGQTVGLYNVSFDVYEGEIFVLMGLSGSGKSTLLRCLNRLIEPTSGSIQVGEEDITKASKERLRLIREKQISMVFQNFALLPHRTIIDNVAYGLEIQDFSKDERHEKAAVAIETVGLKGHEFSKPSQLSGGMQQRVGLARALATDPEILLMDEAFSALDPLIRSEMQDELLELEEKMQKTIVFVSHDLDEALKLGDRIALMKDGEIAQIGTAEEILTNPANDYVSKFVAGVDKTKILTAENVMKRPDPVVSMKSGLQVALKLMEKHGISSIYVVDKAKRLQGFLKVDDAVRAQKAGKTMEDVIIKEFPKTTVDTPLQDLISIRAETDQPIAIVNENDKLVGVVVRGSILAALKTTEDEEQVEEVAQ; from the coding sequence TTGTCTTATGTTGAAGAAGGTCTTTCAAAAGATGAAATCTTCAACAAGACTGGTCAGACCGTAGGACTGTATAATGTGAGTTTTGATGTGTATGAAGGAGAAATTTTTGTACTTATGGGCCTTTCCGGGTCCGGTAAATCAACCCTTCTGCGTTGCCTAAACCGACTCATTGAACCCACATCCGGGTCGATACAGGTTGGTGAGGAAGATATTACAAAGGCGTCCAAGGAAAGACTTCGGTTGATCAGGGAAAAACAGATCAGCATGGTCTTCCAGAATTTCGCCCTTTTACCACACAGAACCATCATTGATAATGTTGCTTATGGTCTTGAAATACAGGATTTCTCAAAGGATGAAAGACATGAAAAGGCAGCAGTTGCAATCGAAACTGTTGGCCTGAAAGGTCATGAGTTCAGTAAACCATCCCAGTTGAGTGGAGGTATGCAGCAGAGGGTCGGACTTGCCAGAGCCCTTGCAACAGACCCGGAGATCCTCTTAATGGATGAAGCATTCAGTGCCCTTGACCCGCTTATCCGCAGTGAGATGCAGGATGAGTTGCTTGAACTTGAGGAAAAGATGCAGAAAACGATTGTTTTCGTATCACATGACCTGGATGAGGCCCTCAAGCTCGGTGACCGTATTGCCTTGATGAAAGATGGAGAAATTGCCCAGATCGGGACTGCCGAAGAAATCCTCACAAATCCTGCGAACGATTATGTCTCCAAATTCGTTGCCGGCGTGGATAAGACAAAGATCCTTACTGCTGAGAATGTAATGAAGAGGCCTGATCCAGTTGTTTCAATGAAATCTGGCCTACAAGTTGCCCTGAAACTCATGGAAAAGCACGGCATATCCTCCATATACGTGGTGGATAAAGCCAAGCGTCTCCAGGGATTCCTGAAAGTCGATGATGCGGTCCGAGCACAGAAAGCCGGAAAAACCATGGAAGATGTAATCATAAAGGAGTTCCCGAAAACTACAGTCGACACTCCACTACAAGACCTCATATCAATCCGGGCAGAAACTGACCAGCCAATTGCGATTGTTAACGAAAATGATAAACTTGTAGGCGTGGTCGTCAGAGGTAGTATTCTTGCTGCACTTAAGACCACTGAAGATGAAGAACAAGTTGAGGAGGTAGCACAATGA